The Pyrus communis chromosome 9, drPyrComm1.1, whole genome shotgun sequence genome has a segment encoding these proteins:
- the LOC137745990 gene encoding uncharacterized protein, protein MALWSSPSNSSPKGIVITVPALVLTASVAAVFFFFLLYSLSSPCSCGGRVAGGAASASIARVGDVGGPSVGVAEGGGGGETIWSSKEDVEWVKDQIRVNGLHMQDNVLRKGINPRTRAQQLQDLLEFKGISHYEGPDSENHTALPCPGELLTEEHHSNYGEPWAGGRDVFEFLAQSSHLKPDSIVLEIGCGTLRVGLHFIRYLNPGHFHCLERDELSLMAAFRYELPSQGLLHKRPLIVKGDNMDFSRFGSDVVYDLIYASAVFLHMPGNLVWVGLERLTNKLKPYDGRIFVSHNIKFCSRLGGDECTKRLTNLGLEYVRKHTHDSLLFNHYEIWFEFRRTKA, encoded by the exons ATGGCTCTGTGGTCGTCACCGTCAAATTCGTCGCCTAAGGGGATAGTGATAACGGTGCCGGCGCTGGTTCTGACGGCGTCAGTGGCCGCAgtgttcttcttctttcttttgtacTCTCTCTCGTCGCCTTGCAGTTGCGGCGGCCGCGTCGCCGGTGGGGCTGCTAGTGCTAGTATTGCGCGAGTCGGCGATGTCGGTGGACCGAGTGTCGGCGTGGCGGagggcggaggaggaggagagacgATATGGTCGTCGAAGGAGGATGTGGAGTGGGTGAAGGATCAGATCCGAGTGAATGGGTTGCATATGCAAGATAACGTGTTGAGGAAGGGAATTAACCCTCGCACCAGAGCTCAGCAGCTTCAAGATCTCTTGGA ATTCAAGGGTATATCTCATTATGAAGGACCTGATTCGGAAAACCATACTGCTCTCCCATGCCCTGGTGAGCTCCTAACTGAGGAGCACCACAGTAACTACGGTGAGCCTTGGGCAGGCGGGCGAGATGTTTTTGAGTTCCTCGCTCAGTCCTCTCATCTGAAGCCCGACTCAATTGTCCTTGAGATTGGCTGTGGTACCCTCCGAGTTGGTTTGCATTTCATTCGCTATCTTAATCCTGGACACTTCCACTGTCTTGAAAGAGATGAGCTCTCACTAATGGCTGCCTTTAGATACGAGCTTCCTTCCCAAGGTCTTCTGCACAAGCGCCCTTTGATTGTGAAGGGCGACAACATGGACTTCAGCAGATTTGGTTCAGATGTTGTTTATGACTTGATCTATGCTAGTGCTGTGTTTCTTCATATGCCTGGTAACCTTGTGTGGGTTGGATTAGAGAGATTGACAAATAAACTGAAACCCTATGACGGGCGAATCTTCGTGTCCCATAATATCAAATTCTGTTCGCGGTTGGGAGGAGACGAATGTACAAAGCGGCTTACAAATTTAGGCCTGGAGTATGTCAGAAAGCATACACATGACAGCTTGCTATTTAACCACTACGAGATCTGGTTCGAGTTTAGGAGGACGAAGGCTTAA
- the LOC137745843 gene encoding kinesin-like protein KIN-14U, which translates to MESSNGPDSTDGLPSIDFSDSPPSLPTICTDVNVVPEHERNELQQSISNLEGEIAQLKQKQKFLDEKRRESLNKIIDIKGSIRVFCRVRPFLVIHRRRIREPISAASEKIAVKTAGTRKEFDFDKVFPQETSQENVFAEVEPILRSALDGHNVCIFAHGQTGTGKTYTMDGTSEEPGIIPRALKELFCQASLDSSSSISFSMSMLEVYMGNLRDLLSPKPANRTYETVTRCNLNIQTDPKGMVEIEGLTEVQIVDFAKARWWYNRGRRVRSTSWTNVNEASSRSHCLTRITIFRNGDALEAKREVGKLWMVDLGGSERLLKTGATGLTLDEGRAINLSLSALGDVIAALRRKRGHVPYRNSKLTQILKDSLGHGSKVLMLVHVSPCEEDVGETICSLSFAKRARAIECNRELSEDLKMHREKRVKELEEDMREAEEECHKVKNQIQKVDLLLRKNINLFAATYGHLKDEKAPISPREVSREVIETPRKPEKGSRGNNISNSLPRFMTSTAASRQRQSYAERETVGKARSLRSVARSSIQFTASQSMSYSDPQIKAILQNSSRKSRYAQEAADTLPAESPKCNGSESSKTRSKLVTSSDPNLRTMLGRHRRRMSDLI; encoded by the exons ATGGAATCATCTAACGGTCCAGATTCCACCGATGGGTTGCCATCGATTGACTTTTCGGATTCTCCTCCTTCTCTTCCCACCATCTGTACGGACGTCAATGTCGTCCCTGAGCACGAAAGGAATGAGCTTCAGCAGTCGATATCAAATCTTGAAG GAGAGATTGCACAGttgaagcagaagcagaagttCTTGGATGAGAAGAGGAGAGAATCTTTGAACAAGATTATAGACATCAAAG GTAGTATTCGAGTGTTCTGTCGGGTCCGACCGTTCCTAGTGATCCACAGGAGAAGAATCCGGGAACCCATTTCGGCCGCATCGGAGAAGATTGCGGTTAAGACAGCTGGAACGAGAaaagaatttgattttgatAAGGTTTTTCCACAAGAAACCAGTCAAG AAAATGTGTTTGCTGAGGTGGAACCAATTCTCAGATCTGCACTTGATGGCCACAATGTGTGTATTTTTGCTCACGGCCAAACCGGCACGGGCAAGACATATACCATG GATGGAACTAGTGAGGAGCCGGGGATAATTCCTCGAGCTCTCAAGGAGCTTTTCTGTCAAGCCTCCTTGGATAGCTCGTCCTCTATTTCCTTTTCGATGAGCATGTTGGAAGTTTACATGGGCAATCTCAGAGATCTACTGTCCCCAAAACCCGCCAACAGAACATACGAAACTGTAACAAGATG CAATCTCAACATTCAAACAGATCCGAAGGGAATGGTGGAAATTGAGGGCCTTACAGAAGTGCAAATTGTCGATTTTGCTAAAGCTAGGTGGTGGTATAATCGGGGGAGGCGAGTTAGATCAACTTCTTGGACGAATGTGAATGAAGCGTCTAGCAGGTCTCACTG CTTAACGAGGATAACCATATTTCGGAATGGGGATGCCCTGGAAGCTAAAAGGGAAGTGGGCAAACTGTGGATGGTTGATCTTGGAGGAAGCGAACGGTTGCTTAAAACAGGGGCAACTGGACTTACACTTGATGAGGGAAGGGCCATAAACCTTTCTCTTTCCGCTTTGGGTGATGTCATTGCTGCTCTACGAAGGAAGCGAGGCCATGTGCCTTACAG GAACAGCAAGCTGACACAAATCCTGAAAGACTCCTTAG GTCACGGTTCAAAGGTTTTGATGCTTGTACATGTCAGCCCCTGTGAAGAAGATGTTGGGGAGACGATATGCTCTTTGAGTTTCGCCAAGAGAGCTAGAGCTATAGAGTGTAACAGGGAATTATCAGAG GACTTGAAGATGCACAGGGAAAAAAGGGTGAAGGAACTGGAAGAAGACATGAGAGAAGCTGAAGAAGAGTGCCATAAAGTTAAAAATCAGATACAAAAGGTCGATTTGCTGCTACGCAAAAATATTAACCTCTTTGCAGCCACGTATGGACATTTGAAAGATGAGAAGGCCCCCATTAGTCCCAGAGAAGTTTCGAGGGAAGTTATAGAAACGCCACGAAAGCCAGAGAAAGGAAGCAGAGGGAACAACATTTCAAATTCTTTGCCTCGGTTCATGACTTCCACTGCAGCCAGTCGACAAAGGCAAAGCTATGCAGAAAGAGAAACAGTCGGTAAGGCAAGAAGTTTGAGATCCGTGGCCAGAAGTTCAATCCAATTTACAGCTTCACAGTCAATGAGTTACTCAGACCCTCAAATCAAAGCAATTTTACAAAACTCAAGTAGGAAATCGCGATATGCGCAGGAAGCAGCGGATACTTTACCGGCAGAGAGCCCGAAGTGCAATGGCTCGGAATCATCCAAGACGCGAAGCAAGTTGGTCACTTCGTCCGATCCAAACTTGAGAACTATGCTTGGTCGTCATAGAAGAAGGATGTCTGATCTAATCTAA